In the Microaerobacter geothermalis genome, one interval contains:
- a CDS encoding efflux RND transporter periplasmic adaptor subunit, which produces MNKRMVSLFIGALFILILTGCSALREQSTNAEPSEQVYPVEIAPVEKGKVNDELIIAGDITAIKEVTVVSKLTGKIERIYVKKGDWVEKGQRLAQLDQSDILNNVKQAEAALQSAQANLANAKASRESGIIQAQQNLKNAQLAYENAKINYERMRVLYDQGAISKQQFEQAETGLKQAEASLNMAQESLNSANRTENIKTLEAAVKQAEVGLQIARDQLANTVIEAPITGQVVMIGSDEGEFTSPQAPFMTMMQTKPLIVKANISEDQLIYVKEGQQLEIQVKSVGKTLSGTVRFVSPVTSSQSRSYPIEIEVQEAPEVVKPGMIAEILLNKLSESKEQILVPIDAVIMSEGKSYVFVVNNDRAEKREVTTGKENGQFVVIEGGLTEGEQIVIKGQYTLKDGYAVRVTGGK; this is translated from the coding sequence ATGAATAAAAGAATGGTATCCCTTTTTATTGGGGCATTATTTATTTTGATTTTAACGGGATGTTCAGCATTGAGGGAGCAATCAACCAATGCTGAACCTTCGGAACAGGTTTACCCGGTTGAAATCGCTCCAGTAGAAAAAGGAAAAGTGAATGATGAATTGATTATTGCCGGTGATATTACGGCAATTAAAGAAGTGACCGTTGTATCGAAACTGACTGGAAAAATTGAGCGCATCTATGTGAAAAAAGGGGATTGGGTTGAAAAGGGGCAGCGTTTAGCCCAATTGGATCAATCCGATATTTTGAATAATGTAAAGCAGGCGGAAGCAGCATTGCAATCGGCCCAAGCCAACTTGGCCAATGCAAAAGCTAGTCGGGAGAGCGGCATCATACAGGCCCAACAAAATCTAAAGAATGCTCAACTGGCGTATGAAAATGCAAAGATTAATTACGAACGAATGAGGGTGCTGTATGACCAAGGGGCCATTTCAAAACAGCAGTTTGAGCAAGCCGAAACCGGATTAAAACAGGCCGAAGCCAGCCTTAACATGGCACAGGAAAGCTTAAACAGCGCCAATCGGACAGAAAACATAAAAACATTGGAAGCGGCAGTGAAACAGGCGGAAGTGGGATTACAGATTGCCCGGGATCAATTGGCCAATACGGTGATTGAGGCACCCATTACCGGCCAAGTGGTGATGATTGGTTCAGATGAAGGAGAATTTACGTCCCCACAAGCTCCCTTTATGACTATGATGCAGACAAAACCGTTAATCGTTAAAGCGAACATTTCAGAAGATCAATTGATCTATGTGAAAGAAGGACAACAGCTGGAGATTCAGGTAAAATCTGTGGGTAAAACACTCTCTGGAACGGTCAGGTTTGTAAGTCCGGTTACTAGTTCCCAATCACGCTCCTATCCGATTGAAATTGAGGTTCAGGAAGCACCAGAGGTTGTTAAACCCGGAATGATTGCAGAAATCTTATTGAACAAACTGAGTGAAAGTAAGGAGCAAATCCTTGTTCCCATTGATGCCGTCATCATGTCTGAGGGGAAATCATACGTTTTTGTCGTCAATAATGATCGGGCTGAAAAGAGAGAAGTGACGACTGGCAAAGAAAATGGCCAATTTGTTGTCATCGAGGGTGGTTTAACCGAGGGTGAACAAATTGTCATTAAAGGGCAGTATACACTGAAAGATGGTTATGCCGTTCGTGTGACGGGAGGAAAATAA
- the smpB gene encoding SsrA-binding protein SmpB, whose product MGQKGEKIISQNKKARHDYHIEETYEAGIVLTGTEIKSVRQGKVNLKDSFARIANGEVWLHNMHISPYEQGNRFNVDPTRTRKLLLHRREIAKLIGATKEKGYSLVPLRIYLRNGFAKVEIALAKGKKLYDKRADLKKKDANREIARALREKQRV is encoded by the coding sequence ATGGGACAAAAAGGGGAAAAAATAATCTCCCAGAATAAAAAGGCAAGGCATGATTATCATATTGAGGAGACTTATGAAGCAGGTATTGTTCTAACCGGCACCGAAATAAAGTCTGTTCGACAGGGGAAAGTGAATTTAAAGGACAGCTTTGCCAGAATTGCCAATGGTGAGGTATGGCTTCACAACATGCATATCAGTCCGTATGAACAGGGAAACCGGTTTAATGTTGATCCTACCCGGACAAGAAAGCTTCTGCTCCATCGCCGGGAGATTGCAAAGCTGATCGGAGCGACTAAAGAAAAGGGTTATTCCCTTGTCCCTTTAAGGATATATTTAAGAAATGGTTTTGCCAAGGTGGAAATTGCACTGGCCAAAGGAAAGAAACTATATGATAAGCGGGCCGATTTGAAGAAGAAAGATGCCAATCGGGAAATCGCACGGGCATTAAGGGAGAAACAAAGAGTTTAA
- a CDS encoding c-type cytochrome, whose amino-acid sequence MSPLKGFLSIAAASILLTVILGVIALNYQKDGEEKAVEKPTVEGSITTVSIPSYLQTCTSCHGSDLSGGIGPNLKTTTLSKEEIVEVLKNGRGAMPGGLAAGNEEKAAEFILSIKE is encoded by the coding sequence ATGAGCCCGTTAAAAGGCTTTTTATCCATTGCTGCAGCCAGTATCTTATTAACGGTGATTTTGGGTGTCATTGCTTTGAATTATCAAAAAGACGGTGAGGAAAAAGCGGTAGAAAAGCCAACTGTAGAAGGAAGTATAACCACGGTATCGATTCCAAGTTACCTCCAGACATGCACCAGCTGTCATGGCAGTGATTTATCAGGTGGGATCGGTCCCAATCTTAAAACAACAACATTAAGTAAAGAGGAAATTGTTGAAGTTTTAAAGAATGGAAGAGGAGCTATGCCGGGTGGTTTAGCTGCCGGAAATGAAGAAAAAGCAGCTGAATTTATCCTTTCCATAAAAGAATAG
- a CDS encoding efflux RND transporter permease subunit has product MSLINTSVKRPVGVIIIVIAVMLLGVVSLRGLAVDLLPKLELPVAVVMTSYNGAGPEEVEKLVTKPLERSLSTIEGLDTIQSISAPNQSVIVLMFNFGIDIDSTLLDMRDKVDAVRSFMPDDAEDPAMLKFDPNSFPIMQLSLSGDVDQVRLTQVAEEMIQPRIERIPGVAQVNITGSKTREIRVEVDPTKLNGYGLAIGQIVQMISGENMSVSAGSLTRGSQDMLLRVTGEFQNADEISNINLPLSTGQTIKLSEIADVKDTFKEQRTYTLVNGEPALGLDIFKQTDGNTVKVASLVQKEMENLKSDLPAGIQLNTVMDTSFFIKQSINRVVTNMLLGSIFSILVLYLFLRNIRSTIVIGVSIPIALISTFTMIYFTGETINILSMGGLALGIGMMVDSSIVVLENIYRYREQGYGLIEAAKMGATEVQGAVIASVLTNVMVFAPIVFTQGIASEIFRPLALTVTFSLLASLAVSITLIPMLSSRLLVGVKREKQKGFQRISEAFGRGLSHLIMYYERLLKWAIIHKKTVVFGFLALLVASFALVPLVDMEFIPAFDQGELMISVTMPVGYQLEKTKEVISDLEGFLLKIPGVDYIFSTVGGSGMANDPTRNSPNIGNIYVRLVPSGERDITTSQVIERINEYGLKIPDADINASSLQSSNMSGSPISIDITGEDLRILKSLSEQVETIVSSVPGTTNVSSSLGEARPELQVVINRDIITKYGLTFNSVMQTVRTGFNGQVATRMKVDGEEIDVNVILPEENRRDINSIKNLTIMTPMGINIPLSAVADFEVVDGPSTINRQNQERGVSVTGDIINRNLSSVTKDIRKELDQMMLPEGYGITIGGQNQEMMESFSDLSLALLLAIFLVYAVMAVQFESALYPFIIMFSMPATFIGVVLGLVLTGRPLSVPAFIGIIMLAGIVVNNAIVLVDYVNTLRGRGLSMESAILQAGPQRLRPILMTTLTTILGMMPLAIGIGEGSEVQAPLATVIVFGLSFSTLVTLVLVPVMYIYLDRFGHWLKNIFIKNNRDDDIQDKHVQHLEGGGFR; this is encoded by the coding sequence ATGAGTCTCATCAATACATCAGTCAAACGTCCAGTGGGAGTCATTATCATCGTCATTGCGGTAATGCTGTTGGGAGTCGTCTCACTTAGGGGATTAGCCGTAGATCTGCTGCCCAAATTGGAGCTTCCCGTTGCCGTTGTCATGACCTCTTATAACGGGGCAGGGCCTGAAGAAGTGGAAAAGCTGGTGACCAAACCTTTGGAGCGGTCACTCAGTACCATTGAAGGTTTGGATACGATTCAATCCATATCAGCACCCAACCAATCCGTCATTGTTCTTATGTTTAATTTCGGGATCGATATAGATTCTACACTTTTGGATATGCGGGATAAGGTTGATGCGGTCAGAAGCTTTATGCCTGATGATGCAGAAGATCCAGCCATGCTTAAGTTTGATCCCAATTCATTTCCGATTATGCAGTTAAGCTTATCGGGGGATGTGGATCAAGTTCGGCTGACACAGGTGGCTGAAGAAATGATTCAACCCCGTATCGAGCGAATTCCAGGGGTGGCCCAAGTGAATATTACCGGCAGTAAAACCCGGGAGATTAGGGTGGAGGTAGATCCTACCAAATTAAATGGCTACGGTCTTGCCATCGGGCAGATTGTGCAAATGATTTCCGGAGAAAATATGAGTGTTTCTGCAGGAAGTCTTACCCGAGGATCACAAGATATGTTATTGCGGGTTACCGGCGAATTTCAAAATGCCGATGAAATCAGCAATATTAATCTTCCATTATCGACAGGGCAAACGATAAAGCTATCTGAAATTGCAGATGTGAAAGATACCTTCAAAGAACAGAGGACTTATACGTTGGTAAATGGAGAGCCCGCTCTCGGCCTGGATATTTTTAAACAAACTGATGGGAATACAGTGAAGGTTGCTTCATTGGTTCAAAAGGAAATGGAGAACCTGAAAAGCGATTTGCCAGCTGGCATACAGCTGAATACGGTGATGGATACATCCTTTTTCATTAAACAATCCATCAATCGGGTTGTAACGAACATGCTTCTCGGTTCTATTTTTTCCATCCTGGTGCTTTATTTGTTCCTACGTAATATACGAAGTACGATCGTTATAGGAGTCTCCATTCCGATTGCCTTGATTTCCACCTTCACCATGATCTATTTCACTGGAGAAACGATTAATATTCTCTCCATGGGTGGTTTGGCCCTTGGAATTGGCATGATGGTGGACAGCTCTATTGTGGTATTGGAGAATATATACAGATATCGGGAGCAAGGTTATGGTTTGATTGAAGCGGCCAAAATGGGAGCCACTGAAGTTCAGGGTGCAGTGATTGCATCTGTATTAACAAACGTGATGGTGTTTGCCCCCATCGTATTTACCCAAGGGATCGCATCAGAGATTTTTCGTCCATTAGCCTTAACCGTCACCTTTTCACTATTGGCATCATTGGCTGTGTCAATCACCCTGATTCCTATGCTTTCAAGCCGATTATTGGTTGGGGTGAAGCGGGAAAAACAAAAGGGTTTCCAACGAATCAGCGAAGCTTTTGGCCGGGGATTAAGTCACTTAATCATGTATTATGAAAGACTTTTAAAATGGGCGATCATCCATAAGAAGACGGTTGTATTCGGTTTTCTGGCATTACTCGTTGCCAGTTTTGCATTAGTCCCATTGGTGGACATGGAATTTATCCCAGCATTTGATCAGGGAGAATTAATGATTTCCGTTACAATGCCAGTGGGGTATCAGTTGGAGAAAACGAAAGAAGTTATCAGTGACTTGGAAGGGTTTCTGTTAAAAATACCTGGTGTGGATTATATTTTTTCCACGGTTGGTGGAAGCGGGATGGCCAATGATCCTACAAGAAACAGTCCCAACATTGGAAACATCTATGTTCGCTTGGTGCCTTCCGGTGAAAGGGACATTACCACTTCCCAGGTGATTGAACGTATCAATGAATACGGGTTGAAAATTCCTGATGCCGATATCAATGCATCATCCTTACAAAGCAGTAATATGAGCGGTTCACCGATTTCCATTGATATTACGGGAGAAGATTTAAGAATTCTAAAATCCTTGTCCGAACAAGTGGAAACGATCGTTTCTTCTGTTCCTGGAACCACCAACGTGAGCAGCTCTTTGGGTGAGGCAAGGCCTGAATTACAGGTTGTGATTAATCGTGATATTATCACGAAATATGGATTAACATTTAATTCTGTGATGCAAACGGTCCGTACCGGATTTAACGGCCAGGTAGCGACCAGAATGAAGGTGGATGGTGAAGAAATTGATGTCAATGTTATTCTCCCAGAAGAAAATCGAAGGGATATAAACAGTATTAAAAATTTGACGATCATGACCCCAATGGGCATAAATATCCCACTGTCTGCCGTTGCCGATTTTGAGGTTGTGGATGGTCCGAGTACCATTAACAGGCAAAATCAAGAGAGAGGGGTTAGTGTAACAGGGGATATCATCAATCGTAATCTGTCCAGTGTGACAAAGGATATCCGTAAAGAATTGGATCAAATGATGCTCCCTGAAGGATACGGGATAACCATCGGCGGTCAAAACCAGGAGATGATGGAGTCCTTTAGTGATCTGTCCCTTGCACTGCTTTTGGCAATCTTTCTGGTCTATGCGGTTATGGCCGTGCAATTTGAGTCCGCGTTATATCCCTTTATAATCATGTTCAGTATGCCAGCCACATTTATAGGAGTGGTTCTGGGTTTGGTACTTACTGGGCGTCCCCTTAGCGTACCAGCGTTTATTGGAATCATTATGCTGGCGGGAATTGTGGTGAACAATGCCATTGTCTTGGTAGATTACGTAAACACCCTGAGAGGTCGAGGTTTATCTATGGAATCGGCAATTCTTCAGGCAGGACCCCAACGGCTTCGTCCCATTCTCATGACAACCCTTACCACGATTCTTGGAATGATGCCACTGGCAATTGGTATTGGTGAAGGATCTGAAGTTCAAGCACCACTTGCTACCGTGATTGTATTTGGGTTATCATTTTCCACACTGGTCACGTTGGTGCTTGTTCCGGTCATGTATATCTATCTTGATCGGTTCGGCCATTGGCTAAAAAACATTTTTATTAAAAATAATCGGGATGATGATATTCAAGATAAACATGTTCAACATTTAGAGGGGGGAGGATTCCGTTGA
- a CDS encoding uracil-DNA glycosylase yields MAILKNDWKPLLEEEFKQPYYLNLRQFLIEEYRTKTIYPDMHDIFNALHFTSYEGTKVVIIGQDPYHGPGQAHGLSFSVKPGIQPPPSLQNIFMELHDDLGCDIPNHGYLVKWAQQGVLMLNAVLTVRAGSPNSHKGKGWETFTNKVIETLNKRKTPAAFILWGKNAQEKMKLITSPHHYIIQSPHPSPFSAHRGFFGSRPFSRVNQFLKKIGEQEIDWQI; encoded by the coding sequence GTGGCTATATTAAAAAATGACTGGAAACCATTATTGGAAGAGGAATTTAAGCAACCTTACTACTTGAACCTGAGGCAGTTTCTTATTGAAGAATATCGGACAAAGACCATTTATCCCGACATGCATGACATATTTAATGCTCTTCATTTTACTTCATATGAGGGGACAAAAGTGGTGATTATCGGTCAAGATCCTTATCATGGACCTGGGCAAGCCCATGGTTTAAGCTTTTCGGTAAAGCCTGGGATTCAGCCTCCCCCTTCGCTACAAAATATTTTTATGGAATTACATGATGATTTAGGATGTGATATTCCTAATCATGGATATTTGGTCAAGTGGGCCCAACAAGGAGTATTAATGCTAAATGCCGTCTTGACGGTTAGGGCAGGATCACCTAATTCCCATAAAGGAAAAGGATGGGAAACATTCACCAATAAGGTGATTGAAACGTTAAATAAAAGAAAAACTCCGGCGGCATTTATCCTATGGGGAAAGAATGCTCAAGAAAAGATGAAGTTGATTACATCCCCTCATCACTATATCATTCAATCCCCACATCCCAGCCCTTTTTCGGCTCATCGGGGCTTTTTTGGAAGTCGCCCTTTTTCAAGAGTTAATCAATTCCTAAAAAAAATTGGAGAACAAGAAATTGACTGGCAAATATAA
- the yfkAB gene encoding radical SAM/CxCxxxxC motif protein YfkAB: MNISLKQPITTMNDPWEAYTDVIEWGELVLSNIEFTTTNICNMRCKHCAVGNILTSKDPKALPIELILKRLDEIPNLRALSITGGEPMLSAKGIENYVLPILKYAHERGVRTQLNSNLTLDLEKYEEILPFIDVLHISHNWGTLAEFADVGFFYMETKPTLEQIKKYYDRMFENSRALAERGVFVSAETMLNQVTIPHLEKIHREVVYDMKCQRHEIHPMYSSDFAASLAPLSLSELREAIHHLLDIRNPNTWMLFGTLPFYACSDLQEDHQLLKRLYESPNVTVRNDPDGRSRLNVNIFSGDVIITDFGDPPPLGNIQRDSLVDLYEKWKRSSLAKQLICHCPSVKCLGPNILVKNDYYPNTNFQERSAKTLSC; the protein is encoded by the coding sequence ATGAATATATCATTAAAACAACCGATTACTACTATGAATGATCCTTGGGAAGCCTATACGGATGTAATTGAATGGGGAGAATTAGTCCTTTCTAATATAGAATTTACGACAACGAATATATGTAATATGCGTTGTAAACATTGTGCTGTAGGCAATATATTGACATCAAAAGATCCGAAGGCTTTACCTATTGAACTCATCCTTAAAAGATTGGATGAGATCCCCAATCTAAGAGCACTCAGTATCACAGGTGGAGAACCGATGTTATCTGCAAAGGGAATTGAAAACTATGTACTTCCAATATTAAAGTATGCCCATGAACGAGGAGTTCGGACACAACTTAACTCCAATCTTACCCTTGACCTAGAAAAATATGAGGAGATCCTGCCTTTTATAGATGTATTACATATTTCCCATAACTGGGGTACTTTAGCAGAGTTTGCAGATGTGGGATTTTTTTATATGGAGACTAAACCTACGCTTGAACAAATAAAAAAATATTACGATCGTATGTTTGAAAATAGTCGTGCTCTCGCAGAAAGGGGAGTATTTGTTTCTGCAGAAACCATGCTTAATCAAGTTACTATACCTCACTTAGAAAAAATTCACCGTGAAGTGGTTTATGATATGAAATGTCAACGGCATGAGATTCATCCGATGTATTCTAGTGATTTCGCTGCTTCTCTTGCCCCACTTTCTTTATCTGAGCTAAGGGAAGCCATACACCACTTGCTTGACATACGAAATCCAAACACATGGATGTTATTTGGAACGTTGCCTTTTTATGCTTGTAGTGATTTACAGGAGGACCATCAGCTACTAAAAAGATTGTATGAAAGCCCTAATGTAACCGTCAGGAATGATCCGGATGGTCGTTCTAGATTAAATGTGAATATATTTTCAGGTGATGTGATTATAACCGATTTCGGTGATCCTCCCCCACTTGGAAACATTCAAAGAGATTCTCTGGTTGATCTGTACGAAAAGTGGAAGCGTTCATCTCTTGCAAAACAATTAATTTGTCATTGTCCCAGCGTAAAATGTCTGGGACCAAATATTCTTGTTAAAAACGATTACTATCCTAATACGAATTTTCAAGAAAGGTCTGCAAAAACTCTTTCTTGTTGA
- a CDS encoding TetR/AcrR family transcriptional regulator, with translation MKWEKKLDLGKRESILYSAFNIFSEKGFHMTKIEEIAQHAGVGKGTVYEYFSSKEELLREMLKESILFYVNHVKNQMEAETSSDLKIRAFLQSHLQLIEKNKNMEQIFTRDFGFVNEELRKWLREQKKEFLRYIETVIENGIKNGVFRPIDKHIGARMVMCAAGAIYAVGEPIPKEKIDEIMEILQQGFFK, from the coding sequence ATGAAGTGGGAAAAAAAATTGGATTTGGGGAAAAGGGAATCCATCCTGTACAGTGCCTTTAACATCTTTAGTGAAAAAGGGTTTCACATGACAAAAATTGAAGAGATCGCCCAGCACGCTGGTGTGGGGAAAGGCACAGTCTATGAGTACTTTTCAAGTAAGGAAGAACTGTTAAGGGAAATGTTAAAGGAGAGCATCCTTTTCTATGTGAATCATGTAAAAAATCAGATGGAAGCAGAAACTTCTTCCGACTTAAAGATTCGTGCCTTTCTCCAATCCCATTTGCAGCTGATTGAAAAAAATAAAAACATGGAACAAATTTTTACAAGGGATTTTGGATTTGTTAACGAAGAATTGCGCAAATGGTTGCGGGAACAAAAAAAGGAATTTCTAAGGTATATAGAAACGGTGATTGAAAATGGAATAAAAAATGGGGTTTTCCGCCCTATTGACAAGCATATTGGGGCAAGGATGGTGATGTGTGCAGCTGGCGCCATTTATGCAGTGGGCGAGCCTATCCCGAAGGAGAAAATCGATGAAATCATGGAGATCCTTCAGCAGGGATTCTTTAAGTAA
- a CDS encoding sensor histidine kinase — translation MEDLPVALNTGQDELINSWFEDLQNQYPVANSLEDELKNQTKEIISILLMVLSRMEEPDETESSTYMRSWANQTARFYLKNHLPLIMFFTHMKLMNQHLLMGTDQCYKKPLKGLLDQLFHLSIEEYSREEANLLSLYKARVKELHVEQYSVLGKMAASMAHELRNPLFAMEGFLKLIRKETKENTAVQRYIQVILEEYSYLYRQINQFLSFSKKKLLEERWNYHSIRQLVTEVSRFVEPRCLDEKIIFTIKIDLEEDEKLYCQKENMKQVFLNLFSNGIDAVTFSDQEKRKIHLHVKKSRNHYIFSFENNGPTIPEENIGKIFDPFFSTKKDGFGIGLSTSRNIIEKHNGNLVCHSNEQRTSFLITLPI, via the coding sequence ATGGAAGATTTACCAGTTGCCTTAAACACAGGGCAAGATGAATTGATTAACAGCTGGTTTGAAGATTTGCAAAATCAATATCCCGTAGCAAATTCACTTGAGGATGAGTTGAAAAATCAAACAAAAGAGATCATCTCCATTCTTTTGATGGTCCTTAGTCGTATGGAAGAACCTGATGAAACTGAATCTTCAACTTATATGAGAAGTTGGGCAAACCAAACAGCCAGGTTTTATTTAAAAAATCATCTCCCACTCATCATGTTCTTCACGCACATGAAGCTGATGAACCAACACCTGCTCATGGGTACAGACCAATGCTATAAAAAACCCCTTAAAGGCTTGTTGGATCAGTTATTTCATCTTTCCATAGAGGAATACTCAAGAGAGGAAGCGAATCTTCTGTCATTATATAAAGCGAGAGTCAAAGAACTTCATGTAGAACAATATTCAGTTTTAGGAAAAATGGCAGCAAGCATGGCCCATGAGCTGCGTAATCCCCTCTTTGCCATGGAGGGATTTCTAAAACTGATTCGCAAAGAGACAAAAGAAAACACTGCAGTCCAACGTTATATTCAAGTCATTCTTGAAGAATACTCATATCTTTACCGCCAAATCAATCAATTTCTGAGTTTTTCCAAAAAGAAGTTGTTGGAAGAAAGATGGAATTATCATTCCATTCGCCAACTTGTAACAGAGGTCAGCCGCTTTGTAGAACCTCGCTGCCTGGATGAGAAAATTATTTTTACCATAAAAATAGATCTGGAAGAAGACGAAAAGCTGTATTGCCAAAAAGAAAATATGAAACAAGTTTTTTTAAATCTCTTCAGCAATGGAATTGATGCGGTAACCTTTTCAGATCAAGAAAAAAGAAAAATACATCTTCATGTAAAAAAAAGTCGTAACCACTACATTTTTTCTTTTGAAAATAACGGACCAACCATCCCTGAAGAAAATATAGGAAAAATATTTGACCCGTTCTTTTCCACAAAAAAAGATGGATTCGGCATTGGACTTTCTACCAGCCGAAATATCATAGAAAAGCACAACGGAAATCTTGTCTGCCACTCCAACGAACAAAGGACGTCCTTTCTGATTACACTTCCAATTTGA
- a CDS encoding carboxypeptidase M32 — translation MTVNSWEAKLKEFKEYVKRITHYNEAIGLMYWDLRTGAPKKGMAQRSEVIGTLSGEVFKMTTSEQMEEYIQYLSQPEVEEKLDDISRTMIKECRKEYERSKKIPQEKYQEYIILTSNSENAWEEAKEQSNFDLFRPYLEKVIAFNQEFSEIWGYEGNRYNALLEYYEPGMTVEKLDVIFSQLKDNIVPLLKEIMDSPNRPETGFLQQPFDIEKQKKMIRLVLESIGFDFSGGRIDQSVHPFCTSLNYGDVRVTTKFYENDLTMGLFSSIHEGGHALYEQSISRDLVGTLLGTGTSMGIHESQSRFWENVVGRSLPFWKFFYPNLVQLFPTPFNEVNVEEFYRAINEVKPSMIRIEADELTYNLHIIMRYELEKALLNNEIQVKDLPVLWNDKMREYLGIVPENDSEGVLQDVHWSAGLIGYFPSYTLGNIYAAQFLQTMKKELENYEDLIASGQFNPLKIWLTQNIYRHGKMLTPSEILLQATGEEADASCFINYLNEKFRGIYQI, via the coding sequence ATGACTGTCAATTCATGGGAAGCAAAATTGAAAGAGTTTAAAGAATATGTAAAGAGAATCACTCATTATAATGAAGCGATTGGATTAATGTATTGGGATCTGAGAACAGGTGCCCCGAAAAAGGGAATGGCCCAGCGTTCAGAGGTCATTGGCACTTTGTCTGGAGAAGTTTTTAAGATGACCACCTCTGAACAAATGGAAGAATATATCCAATATCTCTCCCAACCGGAGGTGGAAGAGAAACTGGATGATATCAGCAGAACCATGATAAAAGAATGCAGGAAGGAATATGAAAGAAGCAAGAAGATCCCTCAGGAGAAATATCAGGAATATATCATTTTAACCTCCAATTCGGAAAATGCCTGGGAAGAGGCGAAGGAACAATCCAATTTTGATCTGTTCCGTCCTTACTTGGAAAAAGTGATTGCCTTTAATCAGGAATTCTCGGAAATATGGGGATACGAAGGAAACCGGTACAATGCTCTATTGGAATACTATGAGCCGGGAATGACTGTGGAAAAGTTGGATGTGATCTTTAGCCAATTAAAGGATAACATTGTTCCTTTGTTGAAAGAAATCATGGATTCGCCAAACAGGCCGGAAACCGGTTTTTTACAACAACCTTTTGACATTGAAAAACAAAAGAAGATGATCAGACTGGTGCTTGAAAGTATAGGATTTGATTTTTCCGGAGGAAGAATAGATCAAAGTGTTCACCCTTTTTGTACCAGCTTAAATTACGGAGATGTGCGGGTCACCACCAAGTTTTATGAAAATGATTTAACCATGGGTTTATTTTCCTCCATCCATGAAGGAGGTCATGCTTTATATGAACAAAGTATTTCCCGTGATCTGGTTGGGACGTTATTGGGAACGGGAACCTCCATGGGGATTCATGAATCCCAATCCCGATTTTGGGAGAATGTAGTTGGACGAAGTCTGCCATTTTGGAAATTCTTTTATCCCAATTTAGTCCAGTTATTCCCGACTCCGTTTAATGAAGTTAATGTAGAGGAATTTTATCGAGCTATCAATGAAGTGAAGCCTTCCATGATCCGAATTGAAGCCGATGAGCTGACGTATAACCTGCATATCATCATGAGGTATGAACTGGAAAAGGCTCTGCTAAATAATGAAATTCAAGTAAAGGATTTGCCTGTCTTGTGGAACGATAAAATGAGAGAATACCTTGGAATTGTCCCTGAAAATGACAGTGAAGGGGTCCTTCAGGATGTTCATTGGTCTGCAGGGCTGATCGGGTATTTTCCATCCTATACGTTAGGCAACATTTACGCTGCCCAGTTTCTCCAAACCATGAAAAAGGAATTGGAAAACTATGAGGACCTCATTGCTTCTGGGCAATTCAATCCATTGAAAATTTGGCTTACACAAAACATATACCGCCATGGAAAGATGCTCACCCCTTCGGAAATTCTTCTCCAAGCGACTGGTGAAGAGGCCGATGCATCTTGTTTTATAAACTATTTAAATGAAAAATTTCGTGGGATTTATCAAATATAG